The Bacillaceae bacterium IKA-2 DNA window TACATCCAATGTCTGTTCATCCGGAAGTCCGTGGCTACTTCATTGCTTCAGAACACTTACGCTATTATGCTAAGCTTTATAAGCTTGATGAGAAATTATTTTTTGCGACAGGGATTCCGACATTAAAAGAAAATTTTCAGAATTTCACGAAACCCGAGTGGCGGAAAAAACTTCATTTAGAAGCGAATATGAAAACCCTTTTGGTAGCTGGCGGCGGCGTTGGTCTTGCTAAATTCACAAAGATTTTATCTGGATTAGAAGTTTTTGATGAGCGATTACAGATTATTTTTGTCACTGGTGAAAATAAACGGGCAAAGCAAAAACTTGAGCGGTTGCAAAGTAAGCATTTGATTCGAGTATTGGGATTTACAAATTTATTTATGGAATATTTAAAAGCGAGTGATGTCATCATCACAAAGGCTGGTGGCGTGACCATGTCAGAAGCATTAGTTTGTGCAACTCCTATCCTCATTTTCCAACCCCTTCCTGGTCAAGAAGAGCAAAATAGTCAATTTTTAATGAATTATGGTGCAGCCATTAAAGCTGAAATTATTGAAGAGATCCCTGTTTTATTAGAACGGATCATTTTCAATAACCACTATCATAAAATAATGACCGAAAATATGAGGGTGCTTAAACAGCCACATGCAGCAAGTAAAATTGCAGAAATTGTCTATAGAGATTTTCAGGATAGTCTCGAAAGTTTAACACTGTAGAACAAAGTGCTGAGTGAAGAACGTGGATCCTTGGGGGAATGTTTCAAGCTTCAACTGATCACGTGATAAGCATGACGCGCAACCTCAAAGTGCGGTGCAGGTATGTGATCTATGTGGATTTGAACAATAAACTTAATTCTGATGATTAAATAGCCGTTTTTGACGAATAAGACTATTTCCGATATAAATTAATTAGCATAACTAAGGCTTTCGCCAAGATTTCACTTGCGAAAGCCTTAGTTTTATCATACTTAAGCGATTTGCATCACTCTTAAAGTGCAAAAAATATCGGATAAATAGCATTAAACTATCTTTTTATCCGATATTCAATCTAGTCTATTCACTTTTAGCCTATCTATTCTAAACAACTTCATTAATATAGTAGCCTTTCCCAGTCATATCCCGGATCACTTTATTTTTTTTAGATTTATTTGGGTCATTTGATTTACTGAATCTATTTGACCTATAGTCAATTTTTCGGCGACGGTTAAATTCTTCTTTTTCTTTATCCGACAAAATTCTGCGAAAACTCCCTTTTTCAACTGCTGATGCTGGTTTAATACCGGGATGGGTCGGATCAAAACGATTACCATACAAAACTGACTGCTCATCACGTACTGGTGGAATGTAACCCATAATAATCACCTCCGTATTCATTTTAAAACAAATACTCTTATTATCTATTACCCTTAATTCGTAAATTAAAACCAGATCGCGCTTAATAGGAACTTAACCCACTAGATTATTATGCTAACATCCCTTACAAGTTGCTTGTTTTTTTGCTATATTGGTTTAGTAGTTTTAATGTCGCAGAAATTTATTTAATTTTGAGATTGAGATTAAGAATGAAAAAACTACCTAAAAAAGTAGCTGACTTACCTAAATATGGAGGCTTTCCATGCAAATTGCTTATTATAAAGAAAAAATTATTCATTTAACAAAAGTCGAGCGCTCAGAATTACAACGGCTTTTCCTTGCTAGTCAAAGAGGTGAGCTTACTTGTCCCAGCTGCCAACAAAGTTTGAAACTTAAAATTGGTATTCATGAGCAGCCTTTACTGATCCATCCCGCGCAAACTTTTAATTGTCAAGAAACCATTGCTGCATTAGAAAAAAGTGATGCCTTACCTGAAGCAATCCTTTCTGAACCTAAAAAAATTGGTAGCTTTAACATGCCTTCAAAACGGGATATCAAGGTTAATAGTAATGTCGCCACCTTATCCAAAACAGTAGCAACTGTTGATTGTTGGCAGGATCCTTATCAAGTCAAGAGTGTCCCGCCGTATAAAAACATTGCCAAACAAGTACCGCCACATCCCAATTACTTGTTAGACCAAAATCAGTGGGAGGCTGTCTCATCAACTGAAGGACCACTTCTCGTTTTAGCTGGAGCTGGTAGTGGAAAAACGCGCGTGCTTACATCTCGAACAGCGTTTATGTTATCTGAAAAAAATGTTCCAGCTAACCGCATGCTACTTGTTACATTTACGGCGAAAGCCGCAAAAGAAATGAAAAAACGGATGGCACAAATCAAAGGAATCTCACGGCAGGATTTAAATACACTTGTCGTTGGGACGTTTCATAGCATCTTTTACAAAATGCTCATGCATCATCAAAGCACACTCTGGCAACCAGCCAATCTATTAAAATGGGACTGGCAACGAGAACAGATGATTAAAGAAGCTTCGCGTGAGCTAGGTGTTGATGAGAAGGAATTTGCTTTTGATCAAGCGCTCTCGCAAATCAGCTATTGGAAAAATCAAATTATCTTACCTTCCGGGATCAAAGCTGAAACTGATTGGGAAGAAAAAGTAAAGTTTTTATATGAACATTATGAGCAAACAAAAAAGCAAACCGGTCAATTTGATTTTGATGATATGTTACTAGGCTGTTATCAACTTTTAACAGAAAATCCATTATTGCTCGAAAAATATCAAGAGCGTTTTTCTTATATTTTAGTTGATGAGTTTCAAGATATTAATAAAGTTCAATATGAAATTATTTCTCTTCTCGCTCATAAATCAAAAAACTTGTGTGTCGTTGGTGATGATGATCAGTGTGTGTATAGTTTTAGAGGCAGCGATCCTTCCTACATTTTAAATTTCGACACTGATTTCCCTAAGGCCAAAGTCGTAGTTTTAAACAACAATTACCGTTCCCACCATGCGATCGTTGCTAGTGCCAGAAACGTTATCTCGCAAAATAAGCTACGAAAATTGAAAGACGTTGTCGCCGTTACTAATAGTGAGAATCGGCCACTTCAATTTTTTCCTTACGACGAAGAAGAAGAAGCAACGATGATTGTTACAGATATGAAAGAAAAAATTGAAAATGGTGCTCATCCCAATGATTTTGCGATCCTTTATCGAACGAATTCATCAGCGAGAGCTATTTTTGAGCGTTTAGTCGATTCAAATCTTCCGTTTCATTTAGAACAAGAAGGTGAATCTTTCTATCGTCGCCGAACCGTTCGCAAGGCGCTCGCATATTTGCAACTAAGTTTCAATCCCGATGATCAAGAAGCGATCAAAGAATTGCTAGGTACGATGTTCATTAAACAATCAAGTTTAAGAGATTTAAAGGGGTTATCAATCTTAAACGATTGCTCTTTATTAGAAGCGATGCCTCTTATATCCGATATCAAAGCTTTCCAACAAAAAAAATTAAAAAAAATCATTCCACTTTTTAAAAATCTTCGCGAATTAAAGTCAGTTGCAGCACTAGAATGGGTTGAAAAAGAAATGGGCTTAAACGACTATATTAAGAAAAATGGCAACGAAGGAAATGTTATTGATAAAGGTTCTGATGATTTACGTGATTTAAAAGTAGCCGCTGCTAGC harbors:
- a CDS encoding glycosyltransferase, producing MKDKKILIFSVSFGNGHNQVSSCLLSHLKAKHFDVEIIDTFEVINTLFHKIVLEGYLALLRFQPRLWGKLYQYSEKKPNSIFFQQSNAFVSNQLQQILREKQASTIITTHPIATTLLANVIRKNKLKCQLYALLTDFAVHPMSVHPEVRGYFIASEHLRYYAKLYKLDEKLFFATGIPTLKENFQNFTKPEWRKKLHLEANMKTLLVAGGGVGLAKFTKILSGLEVFDERLQIIFVTGENKRAKQKLERLQSKHLIRVLGFTNLFMEYLKASDVIITKAGGVTMSEALVCATPILIFQPLPGQEEQNSQFLMNYGAAIKAEIIEEIPVLLERIIFNNHYHKIMTENMRVLKQPHAASKIAEIVYRDFQDSLESLTL
- a CDS encoding ATP-dependent helicase, yielding MQIAYYKEKIIHLTKVERSELQRLFLASQRGELTCPSCQQSLKLKIGIHEQPLLIHPAQTFNCQETIAALEKSDALPEAILSEPKKIGSFNMPSKRDIKVNSNVATLSKTVATVDCWQDPYQVKSVPPYKNIAKQVPPHPNYLLDQNQWEAVSSTEGPLLVLAGAGSGKTRVLTSRTAFMLSEKNVPANRMLLVTFTAKAAKEMKKRMAQIKGISRQDLNTLVVGTFHSIFYKMLMHHQSTLWQPANLLKWDWQREQMIKEASRELGVDEKEFAFDQALSQISYWKNQIILPSGIKAETDWEEKVKFLYEHYEQTKKQTGQFDFDDMLLGCYQLLTENPLLLEKYQERFSYILVDEFQDINKVQYEIISLLAHKSKNLCVVGDDDQCVYSFRGSDPSYILNFDTDFPKAKVVVLNNNYRSHHAIVASARNVISQNKLRKLKDVVAVTNSENRPLQFFPYDEEEEATMIVTDMKEKIENGAHPNDFAILYRTNSSARAIFERLVDSNLPFHLEQEGESFYRRRTVRKALAYLQLSFNPDDQEAIKELLGTMFIKQSSLRDLKGLSILNDCSLLEAMPLISDIKAFQQKKLKKIIPLFKNLRELKSVAALEWVEKEMGLNDYIKKNGNEGNVIDKGSDDLRDLKVAAASHEQISDFLAHVKHMIAKAKEFKGRPENESSIQLMTVHRAKGLEFNTVYILSVVEGAMPHDYALEAFREGKLGPLEEERRLMYVAATRAMDGLYLSVLQRRRGKKANPSRFVREMNTMKL